From Prevotella sp. oral taxon 299 str. F0039:
ATTTTGAGTGCAAATTATGATGAGTCCAATGAACTCTAAGGTTGCAATAATACTCAAAATTATATTTTCTTGAAAGAATTGAAGAATGAGATTGGTTACGAAATAAGTATAGATACACTTGGCAATGCTGTTTCCATTGTTGCTCATTCGATAAAGGAAACCTGTAATAGTTCCGTAGATGAAAGCGAAGAATGCCACCCCTTTGTACCCGAAATCTTCAAAGAAAGGTTGAAAAATGGTGTAAACATTAGTAGGAACAGGTACAAAAACAAACTCTTGAATACCTGGATTGATATCGAATGGACCAAAACCCCAGTTGTTAAGGAAATGATAAAATGCAGAAAATGTGCTGAATCCAAATTGCGTATTGGTGTTTTCTGTGATGTATCCGAATGCCACAGGTGGAGAAAGTACATACATTCCCATAAATTCGAGAAGTGTCATACTATTATCTACAGTGCTGGATTGTTCGGTTCGGGCATTGGTAAAAATGAAAAAGAATGTAAATAGAGGAATAGCAGACATTAGTATTGAGCGAGCTTTGATATATCCTTTTTCATAGAAAACAAAGACTAAAGTAGTAATTATGAATAGAATGGGAGTTTTACCCATGATGGCAAATGCATTAATAAGATTTGCCAGAATAATGATGCTGAGTTCTGTTTTTGTAATTTTAGGATACATCCATAAGCCTATAACCAGTAGTACTTGACCAATTATAATGGTGTAGTTCAGTATACCGAAGTTTTTTTCTCCTTCAATATTATAGATGCGCATGTTGTATAAAAGGTCAGCGATGTTATAGCTCATAACAATCTTTAAAATATTATAAAGGTACAAAGGTGCGATAATAGTAAGCAGAATGAGTAAGCCATTAAATAAAGAGTGATTTATAGTTATGGTATCTTTAATACGATTTCCCTCCTTTTGCGGGAAGACATAATAGGTAATTAACGATGAAAAACAGAAAATAGGAACCCATAGATAAAGACAATTGTAGAATTGATCTTTTATAGGATAGAGTGTTTTTCCAGCAAAGAGAAAAAGAAAAAGAATGAGAAACCAAATACCTGTGGTTAGAAACCAAGGCGCAAAAAGGTCACCGAGGTGGAATGCTTTGAATGCAACTAGAATAATGGCGAGTAGAATAACAATTGTAATTTCCATTTTTATCCCTTTAGAAATTGTTGATAAGTTTTTCTACCTAGGATAAACCAAGAGAGAAAAATAAATAATATAATGTCTGTTGTTACGATGTAAACGATGACATTTGGACGAAACGGCTTTATTGCAACTGTAGGCGATTGCAAGATAGAAAAGGGATAAATAGGTTTCTGTTGCAGAGCCAAGGCTCTGTTATATTGTTCTTGTTTCTTGTTATATAAGAGTTGTGTACGTATTTTTTCTGAGTTCAGATATGTAATCATCTTTTTTTCTGATGGTAATGATGTCTCAAAATGCGCATCGAAATAAGTATCGTAGCATTTTTGAGCATCTTGGTAGATCTCTAAGGCTTTGTCTTTCTCTTTCTTTGTTTGGTCGACTTGTGCTTGAATGATAATACCTTTGTTTTGAGAAATTTTATGGTGAAGTAAAGAGAGAATGGAATTCATTAGATGAGCTGCCACCAATGGATTTCTGTCTGTCATACGAATTGTGATAATGTAACGTTTTTCATCAATCTTATATTTAATTTTAGTTTTGATGGCATCAATGCAAGCGTTAATATCTTTTATGCCCAAATATTGTTGATAGGTACAACGTTTATCATAGATTCTGCTCTTCGCCAGAGCCTTTAAGAAATCTTTGGAATGCAGAATCATTCCATATACTATAGGAGAATTTGTTCCTAAATCCT
This genomic window contains:
- a CDS encoding O-antigen polymerase, coding for MEITIVILLAIILVAFKAFHLGDLFAPWFLTTGIWFLILFLFLFAGKTLYPIKDQFYNCLYLWVPIFCFSSLITYYVFPQKEGNRIKDTITINHSLFNGLLILLTIIAPLYLYNILKIVMSYNIADLLYNMRIYNIEGEKNFGILNYTIIIGQVLLVIGLWMYPKITKTELSIIILANLINAFAIMGKTPILFIITTLVFVFYEKGYIKARSILMSAIPLFTFFFIFTNARTEQSSTVDNSMTLLEFMGMYVLSPPVAFGYITENTNTQFGFSTFSAFYHFLNNWGFGPFDINPGIQEFVFVPVPTNVYTIFQPFFEDFGYKGVAFFAFIYGTITGFLYRMSNNGNSIAKCIYTYFVTNLILQFFQENIILSIIATLEFIGLIIICTQNSIYFKWARHDKQP